From the Purpureocillium takamizusanense chromosome 6, complete sequence genome, one window contains:
- a CDS encoding uncharacterized protein (TransMembrane:1 (o30-51i)~EggNog:ENOG503P6K7) produces MPATNRGPRIPAGAATSMSSRYYLNAQQPAWAMLQTGLTVFALFIIARYCLRRLFLWWRGPVAVTLPSRVGSATAGVRAQDSPRWIMDEKSHEAATLGTTTTAVEPVTVGGAATYPQEQQVPRATKAKLKVNPDWRGGGASALSRQFVSRLPPAPPLTPPELSTAVFTLRDAPHQTDSFIHQPNPDYMSSTSFVSSQTGGPASPTIPRRRSYNRTVPIGIPMPQGSSLSDADSVDLAFSPSSYPPTSPLLPPPPPSVSRVDNPHPQGPREVGVKGEIISVLDGEGAGWTRHTRVYGGGVCLACAASGDGHGGFYGATVTPEEMR; encoded by the coding sequence ATGCCGGCCACCAATCGAGGACCAAGGATACCCGCAGGTGCCGCCAcctcgatgagctcgcgCTACTACTTGAACGCCCAACAGCCCGCCTGGGCCATGTTGCAAACAGGGCTGACAGTCTTTGCcctcttcatcatcgcccgcTACTGTCTGCGGCGACTTTTCTTATGGTGGCGTGGCCCAGTTGCAGTTACCCTCCCGAGTCGTGTTGGAtctgccaccgccggcgtTCGAGCACAAGACTCCCCTCGGTGGATCATGGATGAAAAGTCGCACGAAGCTGCGACCTTGGGCACGACTACGACGGCCGTGGAACCGGTGActgtgggcggcgccgcgacgtATCCCCAAGAACAACAAGTTCCGCGGGCCACCAAGGCAAAGCTCAAGGTCAATCCGGATTggaggggtggtggcgcAAGCGCCCTGTCAAGGCAGTTCGTTTCGCGACTacctcctgcgccgccgcttacGCCGCCAGAGCTCAGCACTGCCGTCTTCACCCTCCGCGATGCGCCTCACCAGACGGACAGTTTTATTCACCAGCCCAACCCCGACTACATGAGCTCAACGTCTTTTGTGTCGTCGCAAACGGGCGGCCCTGCATCGCCCACGATCCCGCGCAGGCGGTCCTACAACAGGACCGTTCCCATTGGAATTCCCATGCCGCAGGGCTCGTCGCTCTCCGACGCCGACTCGGTGGACTTGGCCTTCTCGCCAAGCTCGTATCCGCCAACGAGCCCGCTgcttccgccgccaccgccgagcgTCTCCCGAGTTGACAACCCTCATCCCCAAGGCCCTCGCGAGGTGGGCGTCAAGGGCGAGATCATCTCagtcctcgacggcgaaggcgccggcTGGACGAGGCACACGCGCGTCTACGGTGGCGGCGTATGTCTGGCCTGTGCGGCGtcgggcgacgggcacggcgggTTCTACGGCGCGACTGTGACTCCCGAAGAGATGCGATGA
- a CDS encoding uncharacterized protein (EggNog:ENOG503NZSN) — translation MDAGSLAQMSVNNFASHNGLPMPSGGLASRRGGQNIKPLSFDAIKQGNANVKDGGAPTPRTSRSHLLAGLRTAPKSATAASFGSGAPNNGLSAQQHARNSMAANLSGYGNGQDALYNAPKTAFPQYGVQQNGTQNMMGQQLQHQQLHQLQQQYTVEQVLTPPSVNIDEEDPTLYAQLVATNYYLAQQQRQLQAQLRSVQAAAQQFQQLNLSNPQLTQQQMAIYEQQQQLRNMQQQLSVQAAMSQGQQVYYNAATGQYYVDTSAVSQVASPYAEQPMSPAFNTFQQQQQQQQLYHQQLTTPRVQVSPPPENQQSFRTSSPPKRFDSPSEVAPLPPPSANAFRRGHKKASSLAPVNSALAAAGGVADAPKSAGPKTASFPLTPMTGGYGPGQGRAGEHPIRQPRGPPSLDELKAKPTAKHEGSKNFATRTRRSAVHNLVRAGLERRKGTGSSVGSMSPVSETAEESITPITDNESDSGRSGSGSLAGELECASSRTSASGSWGAIGSDRPSSRQKARGSVDSISSNGGAPTGESDNGSFADVFKNGALRASKAQEAADSQRKPSRLVLTSVERRKAGPTA, via the coding sequence ATGGACGCTGGCAGTCTCGCTCAGATGTCTGTCAACAATTTCGCTTCTCACAACGGCCTGCCCATGCCGTCGGGCGGTCTGGcttctcgccgaggcggtcaGAACATCAAACCTTTGTCGTTTGACGCCATCAAGCAGGGCAACGCCAATgtcaaggacggcggcgctccgACTCCTCGCACGAGCAGATCCCATCTACTTGCGGGCCTTAGGACCGCCCCGAAgtctgccaccgccgcttCCTTTGGCTCGGGCGCCCCCAACAATGGTCTCtccgcgcagcagcacgccagGAACAGCATGGCTGCCAATCTCTCTGGTTACGGCAACGGCCAGGACGCCCTGTACAATGCGCCCAAGACGGCGTTTCCCCAGTACGGCGTTCAGCAGAATGGCACCCAGAACATGAtgggccagcagctgcagcaccagcagctccaccagttgcagcagcagtacaCGGTTGAACAAGTCCTTACGCCCCCTTCGGTCAACATTGATGAGGAGGATCCGACACTGTACGCTCAGCTGGTCGCCACCAACTACTACctggcacagcagcagcggcagctccagGCTCAGCTTAGAAGCGTCCAGGCTGCTGCCCAGCAGTTCCAGCAGCTGAACCTCAGCAACCCACAGCtcacgcagcagcagatggctATTtacgagcagcagcagcagctgaggaatatgcagcagcagctcagcgTGCAGGCGGCTATGAGCCAGGGCCAGCAAGTGTACTACAACGCCGCCACAGGCCAGTATTACGTCGATACCTCAGCTGTTTCGCAGGTCGCCTCGCCCTACGCTGAGCAGCCTATGTCGCCCGCGTTCAATACAtttcagcagcagcagcagcagcaacaattGTATCATCAGCAGTTGACCACTCCGCGCGTTCAGgtctcccctcctcctgaGAACCAGCAGTCGTTCCGTACTAGCTCGCCCCCAAAGCGCTTCGACTCGCCCTCCGAGGTCGCCCCGCTACCCCCGCCTTCGGCCAACGCGTTCCGTCGCGGCCACAAAAAAGCGTCTTCTCTCGCTCCCGTCAACAgcgccctcgctgccgccggtggtGTTGCGGATGCACCCAAGTCTGCTGGCCCCAAGACGGCTTCTTTCCCGCTGACTCCGATGACTGGGGGATACGGTcctggccagggccgcgccggcgagcatcCCATCCGACAGCCCCGAGGCCCACCATCGCTCGATGAGCTTAAGGCCAAGCCTACCGCCAAGCATGAGGGCAGCAAGAACTTCGCCACTCGCACCAGGCGCTCTGCCGTGCACAACCTCGTCCGCGCAGGCCTGGAGCGTCGCAAAGGCACTGGCAGCTCCGTCGGTAGCATGAGCCCCGTTtcggagacggccgaggaaTCCATCACCCCCATCACCGACAACGAGTCTGACTCCGGGCGTAGCGGCTCGGGCAGCCTTGCCGGCGAGTTGGAGTGCGCCAGTTCCCGCACTTCTgccagcggcagctgggGAGCCATCGGCTCAGATAGGCCGAGCTCGCGTCAGAAGGCccgcggcagcgtcgacagcatcagcagcaacggcggtgCGCCGACCGGCGAGTCTGACAATGGATCGTTTGCCGACGTGTTCAAGAACGGCGCTCTGCGCGCGTCCAAGGCTCAGGAGGCCGCTGACAGCCAGCGCAAGCCTTCACGCCTCGTTCTGACTAGCGTTGAGCGACGGAAGGCCGGCCCAACGGCTTAA